The Plasmodium vivax chromosome 13, whole genome shotgun sequence nucleotide sequence aacAAATGGCAGGGGAGCTGCCCAATTTAGTGCTGGCaattttgaaggaaaaatcaTCCCAACagtcagaaaaaaaaaaaacgctaaTAGATCAGTACAAACAAATTGTGTCTGCACGATTGGAGGGGGGATCCCAGAATGgtgaaggcaaaaaagacgCCCCCAATTTTGCggacattttttccaccctcTATTTGTGTTACGCGGAAAAGATATTCGACTTGGACTTCGTGACCAAAGTGAGTGCCGCGCTGGAGGGGCTGCTCGGCGGGCAAAGCGGTGGACACGGTGGACgcggtgaaggggggagagacgCGCTGAACGAGGCCACAATCAACCACTGCATGATGATGTTCCACTACCTATCCGCGTTAAATGTCAAAAATGTAACCTTGTGCAACCAGGTGAGAGACTACATCGTAAGCCACGAGGTACCCCCCCTGGTCATCTACCATTACTTGGAGTGTCTCAGTCTGCTAGCCGACTCGTCCGACAGAAGCGGCAAGAGCAATCTGCGCGATTACGTCATTCCCGTCGTAGATGTCTTTCTGGAAAGCTTTTACATCTTCAACAACTACCTCCTGCTGCGCATTCTGCACTTCCTACACAAACTGGGCTTCATGGACACAGAACTGTTTCTCCTGCTGACGAGgaagataaataaaaatgtctaTCGGGAGAATGCAAACCGGTTTGAGTTGTGCTTGCTGGCGCGTACGTACGCCCTGTACAAGAAGGAAAACATCACCTTCAGTAACTACCTGTGCGAAGATTTGCTGCGCAGCTTGACCAAGTACGAGGACAACTTTCAGGGCGACCAGGATGGCCCGGTTAGCCAACCGGATAGCCAACCAGGTAGCATCCAAGTTAGCCACCCAGATAGCCACCCAGATAGCCACCCAGATAGCCACCCAGATAGCCACCCAGATAGCCACCCGGATAACCAACCAGATAGCCACCCGGATAACCAACCAGATAGCCACCCGGATAACCAACCAGATAGCCAACCCGAGAACGCCCCCTACGTGCTCGAAATCGAAAACGTCAACCGGCAGAACTACCCCCTCTTTGGGCACCCCCTGTACAACGACGGGCTGAACTTCTACGCCTTCTTCGTCGACGCGAAGACAACCAACAGGGAAAAGTGCTTCGAACGGAAAAACAATTTGCACGTTACTTTCATAAACGGCGATGTTAGCGAGAAAGAGCGACAGGGGACCCCTCCACGCATGTCCGAGTGGCACAAGCTATTCCTTTACGATGAGTACAAAGAGAAGGATATAAAAAACGAACCATTCGTTAAATTGGAggacacacaaaaaaagggtcgACAAATGGTTCAATCGTACAATCAATTTTTAGCGGAAAATCTGCACTTCCAATTTAGCCATAAGAAAATTGCACAGCTGTTTGAACAGGTGAGCGAACTTATGGATAAGGTCAAAGTGGACTTCTCAACCGATGCGGAGGCACACACAGAAATGGATGACCAAGCTGTTCACCagtacaagaaaaaaattctttatgttgaaaattattacattGGTCATATATTTCACATAGTAGACTCTTTGCTATCTTTGAAGGCACACCACAATTGTGCtacattcaaaaaaatggaaagtaAAATTCTGAAcgctataaaaaataatgagcTGTACATAATTGACAATTTTGACAGCGACGAAATTAAAAgcctcttaatttttttatctcacACGAATAGGAATTACAAAGAGGCATTTATTTACGGCCTGACGCATCGAATGGTGGATCTGTACATTAATAACTTGTGTCGGCCCAACACACtgtccacatttttttatttcctgttgaattttacaaaacaaAGAGTTGTTAGGAAGAACAGATTTAACCACACCATAAGGAATGTCATATATAATAGCTATTCCTGGTTGAATGACAATAAAAGCGTTTTAAATCTGACCGCTGCCATCGATGCCGCAAACtcagaggaaaaacaaaacagtgACGCACGTCGCGTTATCAAAGCGAAAAATTACTCCCTGCTCCAAGTCCTCTCCatgcatgtgtgcaaaaatgtcTATTTCATGAGCCTCTCAACGCTAGCCTCCCTACTCAGATCACTGTCCTACTTGTTCTTCACCgatgccaatttttttaatgtgttCATACCGTTGTTTATGAAGCACATGGCGGATCTCAGCAACGTGGACATTTTGAACATAACTCAGGTGAGCGGGTTGTCGCGAAGCGGCACGCGTGCGCGCGTATAGATATGCTCGTGTACGAGTTTGAGAGCCACCACCCCAGCTTCACACATGCACACCTCCTCGCACAAACGAGCAGCTTTGACGAATACCCCATCCCACCGCTCACCCCCCGTGCAGGCCTACAACAAGCAAAAGATCCAAAACAAATATTTCTACTACTTGCTGGCAAAGCAGTACCAGAGCAACCGTTCCGAGGAAACGAAAAATGCAGACCCGAAAATTAGGCTAGTTGGCTAGCCAAacggaaataaaaaaaaaaaaaaaaaaaaaaaatattccacGTTCAGGCAGTTTTGACACATTTAATTTGCTGACTCCACGGCGCACACAGTTTTGTGTGCAAACAGTGGAGAGACGCGTACCTTCACAGGAGGATAAACTTctgagaatttttttaatatgatgGGGGAGGACACTGCTGGTGGGCAGGCGCGGTAACGTTTCGCGGCAACGTTTAGATACCTTGTCTGTGCAAGCGGAGGTTTTCCGGAACAGAACagaccaaatgggggggagagcGCTGTGCTACGGCCACATCATTTGCCCCACAACTGTCACGCGCAACTGCtttgatttaaaaataggTACGATGTTACCTGCATGACGTTGCGGTTTGCAGCGCGTTGCTGTTTTGCAGACcacacgtgtgtgtgtacataaCCGCATTGAATGAACTGCGCGAATTGCACGAATGTGCGTTTGCCCCCACTGCGGGGAGGGAAAACTGCTTCATATTCTCATGGGCAtgccattttgctcattttgctcatttttttttgtctcttcaaattgcaacaaaatgggagtACCCCCTACCCCATACGCTTTCTTAAACaataaccaaaaaaaaaacgcttccACGGGGAAATGGCCCATGTGTCTCCAATAAGGCAGTGACAACATTGAACAGAGGGGGGAGATCACCGACCCCAGGTGTGCTGCACACACGGGGGGAGTTATACCTCACCAGTTGGGGTGCCTCCAA carries:
- a CDS encoding ATP-dependent Clp protease proteolytic subunit, putative (encoded by transcript PVX_084700A; Apicoplast targeted protein. Curated by Stuart Ralph, Walter and Eliza Hall Institute of Medical Research, Australia.); the protein is MPSYLLLLAAIALSPLCAHKGEATAKYSYITRRSNVPVGRIKNLKKAKTKLRLSPGEHNQHGISIPSMLLSKRIIFLSSPVYPHISEQIISQLLYLEYESKRKPIHLYINSTGDLENNKIINLNGMTDVISIIDVIDYISSDVYTYCLGKAYGISCILASSGKKGFRFSLKNSSFCLNQSYSVIPFNQATNIEIQNKEIMNTKRKVVEIIANNTGKEKSHIERILERDRYFSAPEAVQFNLVDHILEREHNSIRRRGTIAWARKLSSSHERATNFGKKKAKNGSKEIGKGDTKSIDHPADEKPSNFQEHNGGSKGILTQMGSKNGNKQMAGELPNLVLAILKEKSSQQSEKKKTLIDQYKQIVSARLEGGSQNGEGKKDAPNFADIFSTLYLCYAEKIFDLDFVTKVSAALEGLLGGQSGGHGGRGEGGRDALNEATINHCMMMFHYLSALNVKNVTLCNQVRDYIVSHEVPPLVIYHYLECLSLLADSSDRSGKSNLRDYVIPVVDVFLESFYIFNNYLLLRILHFLHKLGFMDTELFLLLTRKINKNVYRENANRFELCLLARTYALYKKENITFSNYLCEDLLRSLTKYEDNFQGDQDGPVSQPDSQPGSIQVSHPDSHPDSHPDSHPDSHPDSHPDNQPDSHPDNQPDSHPDNQPDSQPENAPYVLEIENVNRQNYPLFGHPLYNDGLNFYAFFVDAKTTNREKCFERKNNLHVTFINGDVSEKERQGTPPRMSEWHKLFLYDEYKEKDIKNEPFVKLEDTQKKGRQMVQSYNQFLAENLHFQFSHKKIAQLFEQVSELMDKVKVDFSTDAEAHTEMDDQAVHQYKKKILYVENYYIGHIFHIVDSLLSLKAHHNCATFKKMESKILNAIKNNELYIIDNFDSDEIKSLLIFLSHTNRNYKEAFIYGLTHRMVDLYINNLCRPNTLSTFFYFLLNFTKQRVVRKNRFNHTIRNVIYNSYSWLNDNKSVLNLTAAIDAANSEEKQNSDARRVIKAKNYSLLQVLSMHVCKNVYFMSLSTLASLLRSLSYLFFTDANFFNVFIPLFMKHMADLSNVDILNITQAYNKQKIQNKYFYYLLAKQYQSNRSEETKNADPKIRLVG